The following coding sequences are from one Roseofilum capinflatum BLCC-M114 window:
- a CDS encoding photosystem II protein, Psb35-related, whose protein sequence is MVNLVILSLLFIAGWVAASVIGTQAYFMGEQTKSIHERNWDSDGFNSIAKSVTGQETDYTNRVPGYSLDTYGSNTLAS, encoded by the coding sequence ATGGTTAACTTAGTCATTCTTTCCTTACTCTTCATCGCTGGTTGGGTCGCTGCTTCTGTAATCGGAACTCAAGCCTACTTCATGGGAGAACAAACCAAATCTATCCACGAACGCAACTGGGACTCTGACGGCTTCAACAGCATCGCCAAATCCGTAACCGGTCAAGAAACCGACTACACCAACCGCGTCCCTGGATATAGCTTAGATACTTATGGCAGCAACACTCTGGCAAGCTAG
- a CDS encoding cyclic nucleotide-binding domain-containing protein, whose product MNENLEIKGIVELLENIGVSKCLNDRTREPLMASLEAIDLEPLEVLFREAEKGDALYLVAEGELEVYKGDELNSPLILGRIQPGEWVGELQVLLGGKRTASIRSLTASQVIRFPKTNMVEAIAQCPELGQYFLDLVQHRLREQQMTAFFSQTFGYLEDDCMQELKAKAEWVQLRRGECLCRQGEAGDSLYWVLHGRFNTLLEDDRGEIKVLGTIGSGEIIGELSVITHEPRSASVYALRDSLLIRYRQADFQVLIQQYPVLLLKTTERLIKRFKQRERESGVVNPKIDHQNIAILPIHEPTSFREFTESLVAALSSHGEVLHLNRDRLAEILDFPDIADVDPEEPRGVRLQLWLEEQEKQYRFIIFEGDGSDSPWTQRCIRQADHLVWVALSSADPGLTPLEERVQAEQNPATTREQSLILIHENTESLPTGTRFWLEPRTLSLHHHVRSQHQGDIERIGRFLAGCAIGLALGGGGGRGMAHIGVFHALEMMGIPIDFIGGTSMGSLLAAEYAMGSDIPTMIARGKENTAKNNPFTTVTIPVTSFLSHKKFDRGLKWLYGDIRIEDLWINFFACSTNITTGQKKVHRRGLVWQAIRASAALPGAFIPFIDNGELFIDGGVVDNDPSLTMKELHSGPIILSSVAPWSMNKIAFSYEDFPSPWQILWSRINPGMKPIECPGLMDFLGLSMGTKSLSNLQKTFAAADIVLTPPLQDYPVFEVSKIDELIEIGREYTLEQLKDRPELGH is encoded by the coding sequence ATGAATGAAAATCTCGAAATTAAAGGCATTGTTGAGTTATTGGAGAATATTGGCGTATCCAAGTGTTTAAACGATCGCACCAGAGAACCTCTAATGGCTTCCTTAGAGGCGATCGATTTAGAACCGTTAGAAGTCTTATTCCGAGAGGCTGAAAAAGGGGATGCGCTCTACTTAGTGGCAGAGGGAGAACTAGAAGTATATAAAGGGGATGAGTTGAACTCACCCCTAATTTTAGGTCGTATCCAACCAGGAGAGTGGGTGGGGGAGCTGCAAGTTCTCTTAGGGGGCAAACGAACGGCATCGATTCGATCGCTCACGGCAAGTCAAGTGATTCGGTTTCCCAAAACTAATATGGTCGAGGCGATCGCCCAATGTCCAGAGCTGGGTCAATATTTCCTGGATCTGGTTCAACATCGCTTAAGGGAGCAGCAAATGACTGCTTTCTTCTCCCAAACCTTTGGCTACTTGGAAGACGATTGTATGCAAGAGTTAAAAGCTAAAGCGGAGTGGGTGCAACTGCGTCGAGGTGAGTGCTTGTGTCGTCAGGGAGAAGCAGGGGATAGTTTATATTGGGTCTTGCATGGACGGTTTAATACCTTGTTAGAAGATGATCGAGGTGAGATTAAAGTTTTAGGCACAATTGGTTCTGGGGAAATTATTGGTGAACTCTCAGTGATTACCCATGAACCGAGAAGTGCCAGCGTTTATGCTCTGCGAGACAGCTTGTTGATTCGCTATCGTCAAGCAGATTTTCAAGTTTTAATTCAACAGTATCCTGTGCTGCTACTGAAAACCACTGAGCGCTTAATTAAGCGGTTTAAGCAACGGGAGCGAGAATCTGGCGTAGTTAACCCAAAAATAGATCATCAAAATATTGCTATTTTACCGATCCATGAACCGACTTCTTTCAGGGAATTTACAGAATCTTTAGTCGCGGCTTTATCTAGCCATGGAGAAGTCTTGCATCTGAATCGCGATCGCCTGGCAGAAATATTAGACTTCCCGGATATTGCCGATGTCGATCCTGAAGAACCCCGTGGCGTAAGACTGCAACTCTGGCTCGAAGAACAGGAAAAACAGTATCGGTTTATTATTTTTGAAGGGGATGGCTCAGATTCTCCTTGGACACAACGCTGTATTCGACAAGCGGATCATTTGGTTTGGGTAGCTCTCTCTTCAGCCGATCCAGGGTTAACCCCTCTGGAAGAACGGGTGCAAGCGGAGCAAAATCCAGCCACCACCAGAGAACAAAGCTTGATTTTAATCCATGAAAATACGGAAAGCTTGCCCACCGGAACCCGATTTTGGTTAGAACCGAGAACTCTTTCTCTTCATCATCACGTGCGATCGCAACATCAGGGGGATATTGAACGGATCGGTCGCTTTTTAGCCGGTTGTGCGATCGGTTTAGCCCTCGGTGGAGGAGGGGGACGGGGAATGGCTCATATTGGCGTTTTTCACGCCTTAGAAATGATGGGTATTCCGATTGATTTTATTGGCGGAACCAGCATGGGATCGTTATTAGCCGCAGAATATGCCATGGGTTCAGATATTCCCACCATGATTGCTAGAGGTAAGGAAAATACAGCTAAGAATAATCCATTTACCACTGTGACGATTCCCGTTACCTCATTTCTGAGTCACAAAAAATTTGATCGGGGACTCAAATGGTTATATGGAGATATTCGCATTGAAGATTTGTGGATCAATTTTTTCGCCTGTTCCACCAATATCACCACAGGGCAGAAAAAAGTTCATCGTCGCGGTTTGGTTTGGCAAGCCATTCGCGCGTCGGCTGCTTTACCTGGCGCTTTTATTCCCTTTATTGACAATGGGGAACTGTTTATTGATGGGGGAGTAGTTGATAACGATCCCAGTTTAACGATGAAAGAACTCCATTCTGGGCCGATTATTCTATCGAGTGTTGCGCCCTGGTCGATGAATAAAATTGCGTTTTCCTACGAAGATTTTCCCTCTCCTTGGCAAATTCTCTGGAGCCGCATTAATCCTGGAATGAAGCCTATAGAATGTCCCGGTTTAATGGATTTCTTGGGGTTATCCATGGGAACTAAGAGCCTTTCTAATCTTCAGAAAACCTTTGCGGCTGCTGATATTGTTCTTACTCCACCTTTGCAGGATTATCCAGTATTCGAGGTGAGTAAAATTGATGAGCTGATTGAGATTGGTCGAGAGTATACCCTAGAACAACTCAAAGATCGGCCTGAGTTAGGGCATTAG
- a CDS encoding LuxR C-terminal-related transcriptional regulator: MNRLQFQATLEGLTARRRQVLKLVLAGVGDRAIAQSLNIETSTVRKHIENLCRAFAIENEFPDDRTSKRPELIALFNQYQPDWVTTPQISSPSTPYPLYNRDVYILIDQSGSMVRKDADTGNQTRYEYLAEIVEGHCAAILAYRQEDQRICDRLTLHFFSRQRTPPSPITITDPSKIHKLFIENQPKTKTFITPTLEHSINSWISQPHPIANGAFFIIYTDGQFDDEEQFIEHLKTLCQHIDHHSQAKAIVLGLGEDINIEHFLTLDFNFHKTMAANIFIFDLINEVDDIIELLSRQLTETPHLAFPDWVKIRYPQVVEQALLIKE, encoded by the coding sequence ATGAATCGCTTGCAATTTCAGGCCACTTTGGAAGGATTAACGGCACGACGACGACAGGTGCTAAAGTTGGTGTTAGCAGGAGTCGGCGATCGGGCGATCGCCCAATCCCTGAATATCGAAACCTCCACGGTTCGCAAGCATATCGAAAACCTCTGTCGCGCTTTCGCCATTGAAAATGAGTTTCCCGACGATCGAACCTCGAAGCGTCCGGAATTAATTGCTCTATTCAATCAATACCAACCCGATTGGGTAACCACTCCCCAGATTTCATCTCCCTCTACCCCTTATCCCCTCTATAATCGAGACGTTTATATTCTCATCGATCAAAGCGGCTCCATGGTGCGTAAAGATGCAGATACAGGTAACCAAACTCGATATGAATACTTAGCAGAAATTGTAGAAGGACACTGTGCTGCAATTCTTGCCTATCGCCAGGAAGACCAGCGAATCTGCGATCGGCTCACCCTCCACTTTTTTAGTCGTCAGCGCACCCCTCCTTCCCCCATCACTATTACCGATCCATCAAAAATTCACAAACTATTTATCGAAAATCAACCCAAAACCAAAACTTTTATTACTCCAACCCTCGAACACTCCATAAATAGCTGGATTAGTCAACCCCATCCCATTGCCAACGGAGCCTTTTTTATCATCTATACCGATGGTCAATTTGACGATGAAGAGCAATTCATTGAACATCTGAAAACCCTCTGTCAACATATCGATCATCACAGTCAAGCCAAAGCGATCGTTTTAGGATTAGGAGAAGATATTAATATTGAACATTTTCTGACTCTAGACTTTAACTTCCATAAAACCATGGCAGCCAATATTTTTATCTTTGACTTAATTAACGAAGTGGATGATATTATTGAACTGCTTTCGCGCCAACTCACAGAAACCCCCCATCTAGCATTTCCCGACTGGGTAAAAATCCGCTATCCCCAGGTTGTTGAACAAGCCTTATTAATCAAAGAATAA
- a CDS encoding pre-16S rRNA-processing nuclease YqgF: MILGFDPGKDKCGIAVMAEEGQVWEHEVVASDRAIATLKAWSQQYGVSLLVMGNQTTSKTWEAKLKPEFAETLEIIKVDERYSTLEAGDRYWKMYPPKGLTRLVPQGMRQPPRPIDDIVAIILIERYLATLEPSES, translated from the coding sequence ATGATTTTGGGGTTCGATCCGGGGAAAGATAAGTGTGGCATTGCGGTGATGGCCGAAGAGGGTCAGGTATGGGAGCATGAGGTCGTTGCTTCCGATCGCGCGATCGCCACTTTAAAGGCTTGGTCTCAACAATATGGGGTTTCGCTGTTGGTCATGGGAAATCAAACCACCTCGAAAACATGGGAAGCGAAACTGAAGCCAGAGTTTGCCGAAACGTTAGAAATCATCAAGGTAGATGAGAGATATTCTACCTTAGAAGCGGGCGATCGCTACTGGAAAATGTATCCTCCCAAGGGCTTAACTCGTCTGGTTCCCCAAGGAATGCGCCAACCTCCCCGTCCCATTGACGATATTGTGGCCATTATCCTCATTGAACGGTATCTCGCTACTCTAGAACCGTCTGAATCCTAA